In the Osmia bicornis bicornis chromosome 6, iOsmBic2.1, whole genome shotgun sequence genome, ATCTTACTCTTCAACCAGGAAAGATAATACACCCGTACTCGATTCTTCTTCCCACTAATTGTAACCAAAATATTTTGACCTTCAAGAACCTccatttgttgaaatcgtctTCTACTTATTAACTGATAAACTTTGCCTTGTCCGCTTCTATCCAGCAGCATAAGACCATTCTCCGTaccaattaataaatttactCCTGTAAGCATACGGATATTACGTTAAATTAGTAACGCGAACATACATAGATATTTCATAGAGATTAAACATACTCACCCCATAGTGCAGCACAGAGAATTTCACTGTTGAAACGTTTCTTGTATTTGCGTATCTCTGGTGTATCAGACGCAAGATCATGACTGGTCGGAGTTACATTAACATTCACGTGAGATTCCCTTCTGGCTGGTCCGGCACCGAATCCAAAAGTCAGGAAAGATCTCTGCTTCTGTTGAAGCGCAAATGGGGGTGGTGATTTAACTGCTTGGCGATACTGTAACAAAATATACTTTGAGATTCCGCTCGGCTAGAAATCGGatgttaaataaatcaaaCCATTAAAGAGAGAGTTATATTACTGTAATTAATAGTGCTACGAAGAAAACCAGTAAAACGGTATTAAAGAGagaattagaagaaaaatattataggTAGATATGTACGATGAAATCGCATGCAGTTAGAATTATATAAAGTTCACacaagaaaattaatgaagaGATATAAAGTTTCTTTAAGAATTCAATATAATCGTATGTAGTGAAAGAAATCTCAGACTGTTATCAATTTCCTTAACCAGTTCTACAAGAAGAAATCAATAACACAATGTTCTACATAGTAATACGAGcatacaattaattaataactatactgaaaaagagaaatggaaaaGGAAAGGAGAGGGCAAGATTGGTCAATAAAACTACCTAGCAGGCCCGTGTCTGATTGTTAGGGATAGACTGGATCAAAGCAGTGATGGACATTAGGACAATCTTTCGTTTAACGTGTTAATTCCTAATTGATCTGTGTTTTGTAATTGCCCTGATGCCCATGTCCCTGATATACGAGGTTGAGAAAGTAGAAAGGTGTGATCCCTTTGTGATGACATATGCAGTGATTGTGGTCACAAAAACAAGCAGAAACTCCAGAAAAGATTGTAACAAATGAGATATGAAGCAGAAAGATACATAAACAGTGAGAGAAATAAAGGACAGGTGAGATAAATGAAGGACATAAAAAACATCATATCATAATTGATATCAGGTGTGTGGCACCAAGGACAGATGTACAAGAAAATCAAAACGAGGACAGCATGAATTACGTGTATAGAAAACTGGCATTCCATACATGAAACATTAAGAGTGatagaagaaattttttattgttatttctTTCATAGGATTTCCTGCATAGGAGGAAAGACATTCTCATTTGATAAAcatattattgcaaaaagaagGCAGAAAAGCAACACTGAATGGTAAATCGATATCGAATGGGTACTTACATTGCAATTAGTATTGGGATTGGAATGGTCAGTAGAAAGGGCCCTGCTCTTCGGATTAAAGCTCCCACGTGTCCCACAACACACAACAGAATTCTGAATTAGTCACGTTGACAGACGATATGGGACTGTTTTGTACGGGGTTTTTCGTGTAAAATACAATGGACAAAACGGATGATTCAAACATAATGATTTTCTTACGACTTCGGCCACCAAAGTAcgtatttttatacaattcgTGTCCTTTATAGaagtatgaaaaattaattatctgcCAGAGTGATTAAACCTTTCACTGGCGACCTCCATTGCGGTAGAAAAACGATCTGTGTGCTAatttagtaattaattatatttaaaacgtacttttattttcgtttcagaggaataattgaaatttatgacTGCGACATCTGGGCTGGGTTTAAAGGGCGTTAAGAAAGTAATGGTCATAAAGATGATTCTCCAAATCATGGTGGGTGGATATTACCGATGATCTGATAATTAAGGAGAAGTGAATTTTCAATCAAATAAACATTACACTTGTGGGAACTATTATAACTTTTGTCCCATGCATTTTTCTCTTGTATTCTCGAATTCAACGACGTTCGATTTATATATAGAAAAAATTCGATTCTAAGACTATAATTGTGCAAAAATAATACTATGATAGTAATGCAAAAAGAGCAAAGATCCTACGAAGCGTTCAATGATAAATCAAACATAGAaagtatttcttcttttcaagtaatttttaacaatGTACAGAACAAAAATACTATGTGCATGATGAACTTAGTGACGGCTAAAAAGAAAGCAAAAATTTCATCTAGTTCACTGTTCACATTTGCGAGAAAGAAAGTGGAATACGAATacgaaacgaaataaaaaaaaaaaataaaataaaatagacaTAACACCGATCACAGAATGAAGAATTGCACGAAGAACACAAAAAAGATCGAAGCTTCAATGAATTCTACCGAAAAAAGCAGTACtttgtatttttacaaattgtCTGATCTATTCGATAACGTCTTCGAATCAAAAGTGTTCGATTGTTTCACAATTTACCGCTTTTCCTCGATAGTGGCTGTGttcattatatttctttcaatGCACTGGAAACGTACATTCAATGAAAGATACATCTCTTATAGAGATATATGAACATGAACGAACCATTAAACGTATGAGTGCATTAACGTATACGTAGAAAGAAcgtgataaaaatgatatataaatatgatcCAACCTCCTCGCTGGTAGTTTTGTCCTGTCGTTGACCCGGCGATGATGTGAGAAGATCCGGCAAGACAGAGCTAGGTCGAGATCCAGGGGATGAATCTGATCTCTGGAAATCAGCTCCACCGCCTGCACCTCTTGGACGATCGCTGCTTTCTCGATTCTGTAATGGAATCAATTTACGTTTAAATCGATCATTTCAGTGGGAAACAAAgatcaaagaaaaaatatggaaCGAAATCTGCTTGAAGATTAACACCTGAATTTTGATTctacaaaagaaaaatcctCCATAAATgcgtttcatttaatttctctTAACGTGAAATCAAAAAATTAGCTTAGGAAGAGTCGGGGAGAGACCAACCCCGAACCTCCTATTTCCCTGCAATTCTCCTGGACTCAAAATAaagattaaattttaaattgtccCTTTAATTCCTTAATATTGAAGGCAAGATTAACTAAGGGAAGGCTAAATTATCACGATAAGATCTTATATCGTTCCTGGTGACCtgttagaaataaaaacgTAGTCTTAAAAGCATAGAAAAGAAATACGCATTTACGTTACAAAGGATCTTTTAAATTATGTCATTTAAGAACAAGAAGACCGGTCGAGATGGGCCACCTTCTTTTGCATTAAACGTTATAATGATTTTAGCTCTCtaaacgacttttttttccaACGCTGCCCAACTAAACGACtgcatttttaaattcagGTTTTAATACCATCAAGCAGACtgtgaattaataaaaaaaaaaaaaaagaaaattgatcaAACATTAAATGGAAAAATCGATAGACATAAAGGAGCACAGAAAAGGAAAGGAATCTTTATGAAATGATAGGCAACGAGAATCAGGATCGAAGATTACTATCAAAATGTCGACAAAAAAATAGTGCAAGCAAAAAATGGGGGggggaaaatgaaaatgggTGTAAGATAAGCAATAGATGAAGTAATTACTCAGGCAAATATGAATAAACTTGACTAAATCAATAAATCTATACATCAGTACTAACGATAAAGCTTAacagaaataaatgaacattgAACATTTCTTTCTCACGtactaattaaaaaagaaagaatctaTACATCAGTATAACTAAGCTTAATATCTGAAAAGAACATCTTTACACACTTAAATTGTAAAAAGTACACAGTGCAgaacacaaaataaaatgcATTCATGCATCAAATATATCTGAATGAATAAAAATCGCTTGGATATTCGTATCGTCTATCTACTACACAGCTAAACATATAATAAATAGTACATACGTTTCTGAAAATAACAATGTAAGCATAGAATAAGCAgcttcttttctctttgtaCTAATTAAATTAGTAAAGCGTGCAACAtgataaaatatcaaatttccTATGAAGATATATCGGTTGTACATAGATTTAAATCTACAGgatgttaaaaaaagaaaaggttcAGGACCTTAAGGGTAGATAATGAcagaattttcgaataaaattttatctaaataattttcatataaaaattgaagattattagaataaaaatttattcattattcgaaACAAGTTGTACTGAACAGGGGTCGACAAACTGATACCGTTCTCCATAATTTCCGTAGGTTTAATTCTAAGGGTGACGTTTATCACCcccatttattaaaattttttttcttcatctctTGAGTGTTATCTACTCCTAAAATTctgaatcatttttttaacaGCCTGCATACATACAACTCAAGTGTTGCGATAGATTTATCGTGTAACTCTTTTAGACTTTTATCCTTAACGCAATACATTACACATTCTACTACCACTGTGTACAAAATGTTTTGTACGAACACGAAACCGAATTATTGACTCGCAAGAAATATTATGTAAGTAACACGCGATATCTGTAAATAAAAGGAACTATGTTACTTGCCTAACATTCCTTGTTAGTACAATAGTCGAAACAATGGATAGTATAACTGAAAATCCGTAATTTCATTATAAGGTACATAATCACTTAGGCTTAAATTACAACAAATAAAGGATTTGTTTTAACGACAAACAATGTTCAAGATAAGTATCATTGATCGATACTTTCTCGAACGATTATCAAGAGAAATGCTGAAAAATGTCATTTagcatatacatatatttaattcACTATACAAGAATAAGcgcaattaaattaaataattttattatttattgtggCATCAATATTAGGCTGTATCGTATGAAATGATAGATTTTGAAACATAGAAAATCTGACACGATGGTCGGACTGTCTACATTTCAAGATTGTCCACTAGATATGATACAACTAAATAATCAGATACTTCAgggaaacagaagaaaaaagaacataaaagATGACCAACATTGCTGCATTTGTACATTAGTTTTATGAATAACGATGAAAGAACACAAAACGCACTTCGTATTATACCCAAGACAAAGCATGCTTGTGACACATGCTGCGATATAACAATACacaaacatatatatatatcacaTACGACGATTGGTAAACATGAGCAATCATGCAAAAAAGACAATCAATTTCGATGACAAGGTATCGAACCGTACGCACTCACGAGGACGTGTGTGAAGGTGTAACGCACACCCGCACCCACGCACGCACGTACGCATACATTTGTATGTATGAATAAAAGTTAACATATTCCATGTTATCCTGGATTTATGGTGGCAATTcctttatatttttctgtggGTACTGTTTCTTGTTTCCTTTTCctataaaataatgatttctCTTCGGTACGATCTTGATTCACGACCGTGCAATTTCCAAGCTCAATGATAtttaagaaaacaaaaaagaaaaaaatagagaagaaaggaaaatgttaACACAGAACACACGCACACAGGATCCGCATAAAAACGAttagtttttcttttcttctttttaagcTGCATGAGCCTGATTCATTGATAACGATATCCCCTTTGTTTAATGCTTCTTTGTATATTAAGATTCTTGCATGAACATGCATCACAGATTAGCTCTTTTTTAAATCGTTATTCTGTTATCGTAACACTGTTGAATACCAATTTATAAATCCAGTGATTAGAGATCGTACATGCAGGCACAAAAAGGAAATGATACTTCATTTCGCGAGGTTTTAAGAATCGTCTATCATTAGTTGGAATGCATCGTTATACACACAttagtattaaaaaaaaaaatgagaaattaatTCACAAATGAAAGtatatatgaaatattaattaaatgttaatttaaaagCGAATTCCTTTTTGGTATCAGTTACTTTAATATCAGAAGAAacctaattaattaagatCGAACCAAATTTCTCGTTAATTGGCTTCTTTATTAAATCCCGCGATGTTTCGTCGTGATGATCGTAGAATTCTAGTTATATACTGGTAATAATTACCAAGTATGTTTGTCCACACGGTCATGTATCGTCGAAACGAGATGAATATCTTCAAAGAAATTCCATGCGGTTATTTCTTCCTTATTAGACTTGGAATTTGAGACAATAATTGTAGAAACAAGCTTTGATGTATATAATGTTAAACGCAACAAAATTAAGGAGAATAGTGGTAGTAGTAGAagtaataattagtaattacaGTATTATTCTCATCCTGTGGATTAATAAAAGCCATAAATGCTCATACAACAATGAATTTCGCATCAACCCGATTTTCAAcaatttacaataataatctGAAAAGTTACATTCGGAAAAATTGTTAACAATAGCGATGATAGTAGAgattataaaaacatttttcgtACAATAACAACCCCCATCCTCCCCAGACTAATTCTCCACGACACTTCaagatgaaatatttatgatataaattttcttatcCAATATGAATGACACACATTTTACAAATGTGATTTGTTTAGTAAGGACAAACACATCATGagtgaagaaaataaatcagGTAAAGGGATTAAACGCAGAACAtcgtaaaagaaacagtaaacAGTAAGTACAGAAAGCCTGCATTAATTGTTTATCAATAGCTTCAAgattgattattaatatgcAATAAAGATTTCTTTACCGATTAAATAAGTCGCTTTTTAATGCTACCCAATAAAGTTCATGAACAATTTAATGAAATCTCAATGCAACAAACAAAACTATGAAAGCAAGGAAGAGtattgtatattaataaaGTGAAAAAATGTCCTCGTCCTAAGTTATAACAATACTATTAGTAACACTATTAGCATTAGTAATTATATATGACATTAGATCCATTGTaccaaaaaatatatataaatataatgtatgttattaatattctaatgTATCTCCATAAAAGATTTGTGGGCCATTGTTCGAACGAACGATCTAGTTAAAAAGTAGTACAGGAGgtaatatagtaatactgatgATAGAATAATATTGATAATGTTAATGATTAATGTATCCTACTGATATCTGGTAAATCTGAAAAGtaaaaccaaaaaaaaaagaaaacgtaaTAAAGACAGAGGAAGGAATAATAGGAAAATGCGCCTAAAAAAGTCAAGCGTAGCTGACTAGCTTGCTATGTCGAATTATTATACATGGTTAGACATCGGAAAACTGAACGTAAAGGTCCAAGTTTCAAATATGTCTgtcaatatttcttttacaataagataacataatacaaaataaattcaccgcgaattcaaatattaaataaatatatgaatacAACATATTGCACAGAAaaaagataaatgaaattgtaaaaaaagaacatGTATGTGAGAAAGTTTTGCAAAGATCATTTCATGTctacttattattatttgagaaaatcttcatatttctataaaattcaGGGAACCACTTTGAAACCAAAAACATTCACAATTCAACCTGAAATTTTACATCTATTATTCGGCCATCGAATGGCACCTTTTTCCTATTATGCAATCATTCCTTTATCCTAATAAACATCCTTTAtcataaaataagaaatgaaaagtGTATAGAAATATCGACAGACATATCAGGGAGGTAGACATTTTCGAGATGGAACTTCGAAAATCCACAAAAAAAGGGTACCAAAGACCGAAGGTAGagattaaatattgaaaaaaaaaaaaaaacaaaaaaaaacaggtGATGCGGTTAAGGTGTCTTTCAGGCAAGCACACAGGCAGGGCTTTGTAGGGGGGACTGACCTGGATAACAATGGGGCTGTATTCGCTAGCCGTTGTACTGGCCGTAGATTTAATAGTTCCTGCTTCGTCAATCGCGGCCGAAACCGCGTCTGATGGTCTACAACTGCGTCTTCTCATAGTGCCATCTTTTTCACGTCCAAAGTCGAACCTTCTGCCCTCGTGTTTACTACCGAAAACGATCTCGCTCTCGGTCTTTTCCCTTCTAGGCCTTTGTAGGCCATCACGACCGAACGAAAAATCTGTCAGCACCGGTTCACCGGCGCTCACAGATGTACCTTTTTTACCAACGATACCGGCAACACTTATCTCGCTTCCACGACGATTACCACTTGAGAATATACTCGACCGCGTGAAATCGGATTTCTGTAAATATGCAGAATGCCTTGTCGAAGGGAAAAAGTCTGAATTTTCGCGACGAAAAGCTCGTGCAAACGCGCTCGACGTGTTGCCGAGCTTCGAATCGCTTTCCTGTCTTCTATGAACCGCCTTTaactgttgttgttgctgttgctgttgttgcttTTGATGATGTTGCTGTTGAGGATTATTATCGTACTTTCTACGGGACAATTGTTCttgattttttaaagttttctcCGATGAGGACGTTGAACGATCCTCGTTAACAGAGTGATGATTCGTTTCCGTTGTCTCTTGCGTATGCTCTTGTTGTTTCATTTTATCCAATCTATCGTTAAAACCCTGAAAGAAGCGGGTGAAATCCCACTCCTTCAGAAGGAGCTGCTCGTCTGCTTCCGAACACCGGTTGTTGCTAGCCGTCGTGGCTCGATCGTCTGACATCTGACTAAGTTTCTAGGGAGTGCGCACGAGGGTAATAAACATGATGACgacagaaattaaaaaaaaaaaaagaaaaaaagaaaataacataCACAAAATAGGAGAGATAAAGAAATTGCGTGCGGCGATACATAACATGATATATAGCTGCGATGGCAGTGCAATGCAATGATTCAAGTGAATGGTATAATTCAAGTTACTTGCAACGGTGGTGATaatcataaaattattattatatgttatattgaTTTACTGGATGCGATGCGCTTGATTAATgagttaattaatgaaattcttcTTTCATAAAACGTTCACCACCGCGGCAATGCAATGTACGTGTAACGCACCACAAGTGCATATCGGAACTGTACAAAAGATTGAATTACAAGAATTCTTTTAGGACGAATAATACCGGTGAACAAATATTTCTGACTTATTACAGAATATCAATGAACACACAGATAGATACATAAACAAAGGGAAACGAGTATACGATACAATCGCTTGTATGTACTTTTACGGTCTGCAATTAAAGTCAACTGTGATtgattgaaagaaaaagaagtattttgaaaatgtgaaaaaataaaagaaaatatgtgtatatatagaCTGCTTTTGTCAAGGCGTGATTAAACGAtgcaatataaaaagaatgtaAGAGATACATTCAATCGGTTACGAAAAAAATATATCGATcgacattattattaatacatttcGATAAATCTCACATGACACACGAAAACGACAATAAGGCTAAAAAAATGAACGTTAGCTTGCATTACGTGCTCGTATAATGTACTTACTCGTTTCATTACTAATGTACGATCCCCTGATTCCTCCTCGTCCGGTGTTGGTGGCAGTGGTCGATTTGGTGCTCCACCTGTACACATCATACAAGAAATGtcattaattttatgtttcaaacgaataaattattgataagaattaaattaattatgttttcTAACGTCCTACCTTTCGGCTTACCTTCAAGATGAGAATTCTGAGCATTGTGCGATGACGTAGACGACGGATCTGTAGACGGTCTGAAAGGAGAAAATTCGGGTCTGCAGCAAGGGACATAAATACGAAGAGAAAGATGATGTGGCGCACGAAGAACATGGAATGCGTGGTGTACGTTACGTGGTGAGGTAACGATGACGACGATACGAAGCACCATGTTGGAGcgtaatgaaaaatgaaacgaaacagCATTAGTAAGATTAAGTCACAAATGTACACATGTAATAACGTTAGAAGACTTCAAGATATTCTGCTTTTTTCTACCAAGAAAATGCTTTCTCTTATTGTTACCCCAAAAAGTCTGACATGATCtgatgacataaaaatatCACTGACGTCGACAAACAATTAGCTAATTAACTGTTCTACTTACAAAGGTTTGGGGGGATCGCTAGCAAGTAAAGTCCCATCGTTCCTCGCATTGTTTCCTCCTACATCTTCGAGATCGTCGTCGCTATCGCTCTCAACGGATAACGcctgaaataaaaaacaaatatttttgttagtATAACAATTTATCGCTATTTTGAATACACGAATCATAATGTACACTTGGTTCTTTGCACGCTAATCACTGCCATCTTCCCATCCAAGCTATTTCATTAGATCTTACGGTCCGAATCGATGAACTTGAATGAAATAGGAGCGTAAAGGCATTGATACTTACTTGATCAAGAATACTGGAAGACTGTGGCATTTGTTTGCTGTTTTGATCATTGCTGCTTACTGGCTGAACCAAATTTGACGTTGACGAAGCAGCAGGGCCCTTATGCTGTCTGTTGGGCCTTGGCGGGGCCTCTGGGCCCTGTGACACACCAAGCTCGTTGAGTTGAGCAGCTAGCATGTCCAAGTCCTACCACCcacacgcacacacacacaaccCCGTTAGTCACTGTTTCAAAACACCTCCGATAATATTTCTAAGTGCCCCGCCACCAACGGATAAACAAGCAAAGCTAAAAAAAATAGTGGCTGATAAGATACAAAATACTGTTCTTAAGTATTTCTTGCATGCTGCAATTGCGAGTTCTTCGATATTTTACTATTACCGTAGAAACGTAGACAAACCCActgttatttaaatacaatgaaCATAAACGGTAAACAGATTTTTACACAacataattaaccctttatcAAATGTTACACTTTATGACAGAGAGTTAAAGTTACAATTTAACTGTCCTGTGCAGCAGCAAAAAGGATTAACAAATATGTTGTGTCTACGCGTCTACCACGTTACAAAATTCTTCCAACAAAAGCATACATTCAGACAATTTGACCAAAGCATTCTACATGTATCTGCAGCAGTAGGACATCAACGAGACAAAAGTGTGTAAACTTATTAAAAAAggtattaaaatgaaacagtATTTTGCGTGAAAATGAAGGAAGCAAAATCTATGTTactaaagagaaaaaaaaaatgcttgATTGTTTTACAGTTTACATATGTAGACAACATAGAAACAAGTGTGactgtatgtatatgtaatatgtaaagaataaattatgtgtATGTGTTCTTACCTCTGGTTTCCTTGGTGGCAGCTACGGTACATGTACACATGGAAAAAAACAAAAGCCCAATAATTCCAAATTTGAGTACAAGGCGCGCGCGCGCACACACATCCCTCCCTCCCGCCTAACCCTTTCACGTTTAATGTTTGTATGCGTGATTGTATGTCGTGTCGTGTCGTGTTCAAAGATGCAACTGAGTGCGCGCGcactaaaaaataaatgtgcGGCTGTGTTTGCGTGCACGCCACTGAATATGACagcaaaataaagaaaattccGCGTGCAattgataaataattgtaaaataccCTTGTTCGATTATAACAAAGATAGTGAATAGGAGACATAACcacatacatatgtaataaaatatactatacaaaaaagaaaaaaaaaaagtacactAGGGTTGCTGTGAGACAGCAAGTCGgcaaaatagaatataaatagCATGTGCCTTTCTACAGTTTTCATAGACCAGAGTAGTTTTTAGACTACGTTTATTAGTTCTTATTGGCGTAAAGTAAATGACGCAAAATGAGTTACAATATCCAAGGAGAGATAAGTGTTATGTGCTAATCGAATCGAGAAAACTTACCATAGGTTTAAAGACATGACTATTTCTTTGAGACGCAGCTTGACCACCGGAACCGCCGCTACCACCGCCAGAAATAAGCGGTTGATGGTTGGATGGTGGAGTTGAAACTTTGTGCGGTTGTCGTGGATCGTCTCTAGGTGTCGGAGGTAATGGCCGAGATGGTGGTTGTGGATCTGGAACTACTATATAACGCAAAGa is a window encoding:
- the LOC114879884 gene encoding serine/threonine-protein kinase mig-15 isoform X2, with the translated sequence MAHNLAPSVNCSLDDIDLNALKEPAGIFELIEVVGNGTYGQVYKGRHTKTGQLAAIKVMDVTEDEEEEIKLEINVLKRYSNHRNIATYYGAFVKKSSPGKDDQLWLVMEYCGAGSVTDLVKSTKGQSLKEEWIAYISREILRGLSYLHSNKVIHRDIKGQNVLLTDNAEVKLVDFGVSAQLDRTIGRRNTFIGTPYWMAPEVIACDENPDATYDNRSDLWSLGITALEMAESQPPLCDLHPMRALFLIPRNPPPRLKSKKWAKKFHGFIETVLVKDYHQRPYTEQLLKHPFIRDQPTERQVRIQLKDHIDRCKKRKQEKERDDYRYSGSENEEDEPALAGEPSSIVQAPGGDTLRRNFQQIQEGRTLTQEVAPQPPAAKEKPSGRSQRDIPEPGPPARPAIPHRLIVPDPQPPSRPLPPTPRDDPRQPHKVSTPPSNHQPLISGGGSGGSGGQAASQRNSHVFKPMLPPRKPEDLDMLAAQLNELGVSQGPEAPPRPNRQHKGPAASSTSNLVQPVSSNDQNSKQMPQSSSILDQALSVESDSDDDLEDVGGNNARNDGTLLASDPPKPLPEFSPFRPSTDPSSTSSHNAQNSHLEGKPKGGAPNRPLPPTPDEEESGDRTLVMKRKLSQMSDDRATTASNNRCSEADEQLLLKEWDFTRFFQGFNDRLDKMKQQEHTQETTETNHHSVNEDRSTSSSEKTLKNQEQLSRRKYDNNPQQQHHQKQQQQQQQQQLKAVHRRQESDSKLGNTSSAFARAFRRENSDFFPSTRHSAYLQKSDFTRSSIFSSGNRRGSEISVAGIVGKKGTSVSAGEPVLTDFSFGRDGLQRPRREKTESEIVFGSKHEGRRFDFGREKDGTMRRRSCRPSDAVSAAIDEAGTIKSTASTTASEYSPIVIQNRESSDRPRGAGGGADFQRSDSSPGSRPSSVLPDLLTSSPGQRQDKTTSEEYRQAVKSPPPFALQQKQRSFLTFGFGAGPARRESHVNVNVTPTSHDLASDTPEIRKYKKRFNSEILCAALWGVNLLIGTENGLMLLDRSGQGKVYQLISRRRFQQMEVLEGQNILVTISGKKNRVRVYYLSWLKSKILRTDGHSDQVERRNGWINVGDLQGAVHFKIVKYERIKFLVIALKDSIEIYAWAPKPYHKFMAFKSFGELAHRPLLVDLTIEEGTRLKVIYGSADGFHAVDLDSATVYDIYLPKHTQGPICPHCIVALPNSNGMQLLLCYDNEGVYVNTYGRVSKTMVLQWGEMPTSVAYIGTGQIMGWGNKAIEIRSVESGHLDGVFMHKKAQRLKFLCERNDKVFFSSAKGGSSCQIYFMTLNKPGMANW